The DNA window ACCTTTCATTTTGTCTGCTTCGGATGGATTTTCTTCAGGGCAGAGGACTTTGATATGGCAGTCTCCATGCTGAAACAGATCTTCTTTAACTTTGATATACAGGCTTTTGCGCCGTTCTACGAAAATTATAAAGGCGTTTTGGGAATGATTGTCCTGGCAATGGCTATCCATCTTATTCCGGAAGATACCGTCGACAAGCTGATCGCCAGAAGGGAAAGATTCCCGATGATCATCTACATCATCATTTTCTTTGCCTTCCTTCTGCTATACGGATATTTCAAGTCTGCTGAACAGGTGCTGCCGATCTATCTGCAATTCTAGTTCCTCCCATCAGTAAAGAGTTTGGAAAAAGCTTTCCAGATCAGTTCAGCCTGGCTTTCGTAACCGGGCTTTACATAATGTACGCCATCGCCACTCGCCTGCTTCTTTACCTGCGCTTTTCTGAATGATCCCTTCCCTCCGCTTGCTGTGTACAGATCAAAAAATGCTGTTTGATTGGATACTGCGGCTTCCTTCATCCAGCTGATGATCTCAGGAACCCGGTTCTGCTTCGGCATATTATCCGGAGGCGAAACCAGCAGGACCGGCAGGCCGGGTGATGCTTCCCTGAATTTCCGGATCAGCGTGGAGATATTACTCTGGAATTCCTCTTTTTCAATGGGTGCAAATGCTTCATTGGTTCCCAAAGCAATAATCAGGATATCAGGAGCAATCGTCTTTAGCTGCTCCACCTGCAAAGGATATTTAAGGAAATCGCCATAGGTTGCTCCGTTAACGCCTACCGTATTGAAGACGACCCCTCTATCTGTGTTCTTCAGGAACTGGAATCCGTAAAATATACTTCCGGGAAGGCTGGTACGCATCAGAAAAACATTCCGGGGCTGTGTAAAATCTACCTCGGTTTTAAATCCGGTAAATTTCTGTTTACGGATCAATGTGATGTAATTTTCAAAATCAGAATTGTAATCGAAATAATTTCTTTCCACTTTATATACGTTTCCCGGTACCGGATGCATGATCTGATCCCCGTTAAGCTGCCTGAACCTGGTCGTTGTATTATTATACTTTGAGACTATTTCATGGAACGTTTCTCCCTCTGCAGCCGTATGATTAAGCCGTTCTGTCTTCTTCACGATAAAATTCTTCAGCGGCTGCTGCTCAGTGTATACGCTGAATTCCTGTCCGTCCATACTTCTGTCATGATAGATAAAAAGTTTGTCGAATCGGTCTGCAGGGTTTTTAAAGGTGATTTCCAGGAAAGGGTTTTGTTTGCTGCCGATGACGAATCCGCTGGCTCCCATTTCAGGAAACAACTTCTGTTCGTGAACCAGACGGAAAGTTTCCCAGGCCTGATTGCTCGCAGATTCAAAATCTTCGGCGCCATTCGTATTGGCAACATGGTACGGAAAAACAAGCCCTCTGCCTGCATTGCCGTAACGGTCCTGGAATTTTTTCCTCAAATATGA is part of the Chryseobacterium camelliae genome and encodes:
- a CDS encoding GDSL-type esterase/lipase family protein — protein: MKITRKSISFLFILFLFNGQAQEIENSEVLKPFTEKLKQNTVSTILFMGDSHIQADWLTSYLRKKFQDRYGNAGRGLVFPYHVANTNGAEDFESASNQAWETFRLVHEQKLFPEMGASGFVIGSKQNPFLEITFKNPADRFDKLFIYHDRSMDGQEFSVYTEQQPLKNFIVKKTERLNHTAAEGETFHEIVSKYNNTTTRFRQLNGDQIMHPVPGNVYKVERNYFDYNSDFENYITLIRKQKFTGFKTEVDFTQPRNVFLMRTSLPGSIFYGFQFLKNTDRGVVFNTVGVNGATYGDFLKYPLQVEQLKTIAPDILIIALGTNEAFAPIEKEEFQSNISTLIRKFREASPGLPVLLVSPPDNMPKQNRVPEIISWMKEAAVSNQTAFFDLYTASGGKGSFRKAQVKKQASGDGVHYVKPGYESQAELIWKAFSKLFTDGRN